One genomic segment of Brassica napus cultivar Da-Ae chromosome A3, Da-Ae, whole genome shotgun sequence includes these proteins:
- the LOC106440040 gene encoding UDP-glycosyltransferase 84A1, translating to MGSISGMEFESSPSPTPVHVMLVSFQGQGHVNPLLRLGKLIASKGALVTFVTTELWGKKMRQANKIVDGELKPVGSGSLRFEFFDEEWADDDDRRGDFLLYISHLEQVGKKEVSKLVRRYEEANEPVSCLINNPFIPWVCHVAEEFNIPCAVLWVQSCACLSAYYHYQNGTVSFPTETEPELDVKLPCVPRLKHDEIPSFLHPSSRFAGFRQAILGQFENLSKSFCVLVDSFDALEQEVVDYMSNLCPIKTVGPLFKVAKTVTSEVSGDICKPADQCLQWLDSRPRSSVVYISFGTVAYLKQEQIEEIAHGVLKAGLSFLWVFRPPPHDLKVETHVLPQELKEECGRGNGKIVDWCPQEQVLAHPSVACFVTHCGWNSTMEALSLGVPVVCCPQWGDQVTDAVYLIDVFKTGVRLGRGATEERVVPREEVAEKLLEATVGEKAEELRKNALKWKAEAEAAVAPGGSSDKNFREFVERLGVGASKVKENRH from the coding sequence ATGGGATCTATTTCGGGAATGGAGTTCGAATCTTCCCCATCCCCAACTCCAGTTCATGTAATGCTCGTGTCGTTTCAAGGACAAGGCCACGTCAACCCTCTCCTTCGTCTCGGCAAGCTCATTGCTTCGAAGGGAGCACTCGTCACCTTCGTCACCACTGAGCTTTGGGGAAAGAAAATGAGACAAGCCAACAAGATCGTCGACGGCGAGCTTAAACCGGTTGGTTCCGGTTCACTACGGTTTGAGTTCTTCGACGAAGAATGGGCTGATGACGATGACCGGAGAGGCGATTTCCTTCTATACATCTCGCACCTCGAACAGGTCGGGAAAAAAGAAGTGTCGAAGCTCGTGAGGAGGTACGAGGAAGCGAACGAGCCCGTGTCGTGTCTTATCAATAACCCGTTTATCCCATGGGTCTGCCACGTGGCGGAAGAGTTCAACATTCCTTGCGCAGTCCTCTGGGTCCAGTCGTGCGCTTGTTTATCCGCTTATTACCATTACCAAAACGGCACCGTTTCTTTCCCGACGGAGACAGAGCCCGAGCTCGACGTTAAGCTTCCTTGCGTCCCACGCTTGAAGCACGACGAGATCCCTAGCTTTCTCCATCCTTCTTCGCGGTTCGCCGGATTCCGACAAGCGATTCTCGGACAGTTCGAGAATCTGAGCAAGTCCTTTTGCGTCCTCGTCGACTCCTTCGACGCTTTGGAACAAGAAGTGGTCGACTACATGTCGAACCTCTGTCCGATCAAAACCGTTGGACCGCTTTTCAAAGTGGCTAAGACGGTGACCTCTGAGGTAAGCGGTGACATCTGCAAACCGGCGGATCAATGCCTCCAGTGGCTAGACTCGAGGCCTCGATCGTCGGTTGTGTACATCTCGTTCGGGACGGTTGCTTATCTGAAGCAAGAACAGATCGAGGAGATTGCCCACGGAGTCTTGAAAGCCGGTTTATCGTTCTTATGGGTGTTTAGACCTCCACCGCATGATCTGAAGGTAGAGACTCATGTCTTGCCGCAAGAGTTAAAAGAAGAGTGTGGGAGAGGTAACGGGAAGATTGTGGATTGGTGTCCACAAGAGCAAGTGTTAGCTCATCCTTCAGTGGCGTGTTTCGTCACTCACTGTGGATGGAACTCGACGATGGAGGCATTGTCTTTGGGAGTTCCGGTGGTTTGTTGTCCGCAATGGGGAGATCAAGTAACCGACGCGGTTTATCTAATTGATGTTTTTAAGACGGGAGTGAGGCTTGGCCGTGGAGCGACGGAGGAGAGGGTTGTGCCGAGGGAAGAAGTGGCGGAGAAGCTTTTGGAAGCGACGGTTGGGGAGAAGGCGGAGGAGTTGAGGAAGAATGCTTTGAAGTGGAAGGCGGAGGCGGAAGCGGCGGTGGCTCCAGGGGGGTCGTCGGATAAGAATTTCCGTGAGTTTGTGGAGAGGTTAGGCGTGGGAGCATCCAAGGTTAAGGAGAACAGACATTAA